The genomic window AAGATAAACGACCACGAGGGAGAGCGGCAAGAACATCGCGATTCCGCCGATGAGCCAGACGACAAGCGACGACGGACCGGCGGCCGCGGCGGTGGCAACCCACTGAAAATTCGAACCGGCGATGACGAAGAACAGGACGACGTCGCCGAGACCCATCGCGCGCCGCAGCTCGGGGACTTCCGGCATGGAATCCGTCCCCGCGATCGACGGCGTCGCCACGGTCAGCGGAGATCGAAGTGCGCTTGGATGTAGTCCATCCAGTGTTCGTACACATCGAGCGTGCGAACGGGGTCGGACGGGAAATGCCCGGGAACCGGCCAGACACGTAACGTGGCATCCTTGTCGTTGTCGCGCAGCGCGCGCCAGTACATGGATGACGTCGCGAACGGATCTCGGTTGTCGCCGATGTCGGACAGGATGAGCACCGGCGTGGTGACGTCCTTGACGTACGTGATCGCAGACGCACGGCGCCATTCAGCGGCATTGCCGGCGACATACGGCGATCCGTGGAAGAGCGCGGCGTCCGATTGGCTGTCGTCGGCAACGCCGTAGTCCGTGGCCCAATCGTTGACGGACGCACCCGAGACAGCGGCGTTCCAGATGTGGTACTTCGAGATCATCCACGCGGTCATGATCCCGCCATACGACCAGCCGGAGACTGCGATGCGGCGATCATCGACTATTCCGCGCGCGCGAACGGCAGCGACGGCGCTCATGATATCCTTGCCGGGACCTTCGTCGGGGTCGTAGAGCACGCCGCGCAGATATGCCAGACCAAGATTTGTGCTGCCGCGATAGTTCGGTTCAAGCACGAGCCAACCGCGCGCAGCCATCAGCTGTGCAAACACATCGAAAGACCGCACGGAGGCGCTTGTGGGACCCCCGTGGATCTTCAACACGAGCGGGTAGCGCCGATGCGGGTCGAAATGCGGCGGTGTGAAGAGCAGCGCATCGCCGACGATACCCATCGTGGTGGGAAAATCGATCGTCTGCGCGTCGGCAAGCTCAAGATCCGCGACCGACCGGTTGTAATCGGTGAGCTTTACCGCAACGCCATCCTTCGACCGGACGTATAGCTCGCTCGGCTGTTTCACGCCGTTTCCGACGAATACCATCGTCCCGTCGGCCGCGATTGCGCCAGCGAGCGACGAATCGACGCGTACATCGCCAACATCGACATTCGTGCTCGTTCCATCGAGCGACCGCGCGCGCAACGCAAGCGACGTATGATCGTATGTCGAGATGATGAGCCCGCGGGAGTCCGCAAGCCACGCCGCGTCGTTGACGTTGCAGTCGCAGCTCCTTGTTATCGAGACGCCGTTGCCGCCGGCCGGCGACGTCACATACATCTCGATCTGGTTCGATTGATTGTCGCCTTGAGAATAGCTGTACGCGATGTGCTTTCCGTCAGGCGAGAACAGCGCCCCGCTCTCCCACATGTCGTGGGCGGTCAACCGCGACCGTTTCCCAGATGACACGTCGACGAGCTCGATGTGCGAGACGTAGGAGTCGTTGAGAATCGCGTTCGGATTGACGGTGTAGGCCAGCGTTTTACCGTCGGGCGACCACGCAAGATTCGAATCGCTCGCGTCGCCGAACGTGAGCTGCTTCGGGCGTCCGCCGGCTGCCGATGTGACGAAAACATGCGCGGGGCGCGGCGCTGAGTGCGCGACTATCGGTTCGGTTGTGAAGACGAAACTGTCGCGAAAGCGGTCCGCGCCGCTGCGTTTCGGCTTTGGATCCGCGGCTGCATACGCAATCCCGCTGCCGTCCGGCCGCCACGTGTATTCTTGGATACCGTCGCCCGCCGACGTGACCGGTTTCGCGTCGCCGCCGTCGAGCGGCATCACCCAGACTTGGACCGCCGCGTCATCGCCGCTGCCTGCATCTGCGAGAAATGCGAGCTTCGTGCCGTCGGGCGAGAACGACGGTGCGTCGACATCGTGCCGATCCTGGGTCAGCGTTCGTCGCGAGTGCGTGGTCAGGTCGATGAGGTCGAGATCGGTCGAGTAGGTATCGTCATCCCAATTGATCCGCGATACGACGACCGCGGCGAACTTGCCGTCGCGCGAGATCGCCGGGGCCGACAATCCCACGAGCGCCCGAAAATCCGAGGATCGCATCGTGCGTGCCTGCGCTTCGCTCGACGCTCCGTGCGATACCGCACCGATACCGACCAGAAATAGTAAGAGCCGACCGAGATGTCTAGTCATGTGGCTAGCGCACGTTCGACGCGGCGAGCGTCTGCGGCCTTCGCGCGGCCCGCCTTATAAATATGCATTATTGCGGTTTCAACGGAGGTCGCGCTGCGCTCTGCTCCGTAACACCGACGATTGTCCGGAGGAAATACATGCAATCGTTGTTTGCGATCATTTTCGCTTTGTTCTCAATGGTGGGCAGCGCCGCGTCGGCGGCTCCCGAGGCCTCGCCTTCGCCGAGCGCGCCGGCGCCGTCACCCAAACCGACGGCGACCGCAGCCGCACCCAAAGCATCGCCCACGCCTTCCTCGCCGTTCGCAAATATGAAATGGCGGGAAGTCGGTCCCGCCGCGTCCGGCGGCCGGGTGGCCGCGGTCGCGGGCAGCGCGACCGATCCGAATCTTTACTATATCGGCGCCGCCGGCGGCGGCGTCTGGAAGTCCGACAATGGCGGCGTGACCTGGGACTCCGTCTTTGACGATCAAGACGTGCAGGCTATCGGCGCGGTCACCATCGCGCCGAGCGACGACAGCACGGTCTGGGTCGGCAGCGGCGAAACCAATCCGCGCAACGACGTCATGCTCGGAACCGGCATCTTCAAATCCGTAGACGCGGGCAAGTCATGGACGAAGATGGGCCTCACGGATCTGCGCACGATCTCTCGCATCGCCGTGGATCCGAAAGACGTCAATCACGTCGTCGTGTCGGGCATGGGCGATCTTTTCAAAGATAGTCCGGCGGGCGGCGTCTACGTCACGAACGACGGCGGCAAGACGTGGACCCATTCGCTGTACGTCGGGCCCTCGAGCGGCGGCTCCGACCTCGCGATGGATATGAAAGATCCGAACGTGGTGTACGCGGGCATCTGGCAATTCCGGCGGCAGCCATGGATCGCATCGAGCGGCGGCCCGGATGGCGGCCTCTACAAATCAACAGATGGCGCCAAGACGTGGACGAAGCTGACCGGGCATGGGCTGCCGAACGGCATCACGGGTCGAATCGGCCTTGCGATCGCGCCAAGCGACTCCGCGCGCGTCTACGCGCTGATCCAAAGCACGGACGGTTTCCTTTACCGTTCGGATGATTCGGGCGCGACGTGGACGATGGTCAATCACGACACGCTCATCGATCAGCGACCGTTCTACTTCAGCCATATCGCGGTCGATCCAACCGATAAGGATACCGTTTTTTCCGTCTCCGAACAGGCGTCGAAGAGCAAGGATGGCGGCAAGACGTTCAAGACCATCGCCGATCAAGTGCACGTGGACTATCACGCGATCTGGATCGCTCCGAACGATCCCAAGCGCATCATCTTGGGCGAGGACGGGGGTGCACCGGTCACCGTGGACGGCGGCGCGAACTGGTTCTTCTCGCGCAACTACGCGATCGGAGAGATCTACCACATCGCGGCCGATGACGCCACGCCGTACAATGTTTGCGCGGGCTTCCAAGACAACAGCGGCTGGTGCTGGCCGTCGAACAGCCGCGATTCCGACGGGATCACGAACGAATACACGACACCGGAGGTAGGCGGCGACGGTCAGTGGCTCGTGCCTGACCCAGCCAACCGCGACTACGTTTGGACCGATTCGCAAGACGGAGCCGTGAGCATCTGGATGAACTCGAGCCGGATCAGCTTCGGCGTCGCACCGGATCTGACGTGCTTCAACGGCTTTGCGATCGACAAGTGCACGTACCGTTTCAA from Candidatus Eremiobacteraceae bacterium includes these protein-coding regions:
- a CDS encoding S9 family peptidase codes for the protein MTRHLGRLLLFLVGIGAVSHGASSEAQARTMRSSDFRALVGLSAPAISRDGKFAAVVVSRINWDDDTYSTDLDLIDLTTHSRRTLTQDRHDVDAPSFSPDGTKLAFLADAGSGDDAAVQVWVMPLDGGDAKPVTSAGDGIQEYTWRPDGSGIAYAAADPKPKRSGADRFRDSFVFTTEPIVAHSAPRPAHVFVTSAAGGRPKQLTFGDASDSNLAWSPDGKTLAYTVNPNAILNDSYVSHIELVDVSSGKRSRLTAHDMWESGALFSPDGKHIAYSYSQGDNQSNQIEMYVTSPAGGNGVSITRSCDCNVNDAAWLADSRGLIISTYDHTSLALRARSLDGTSTNVDVGDVRVDSSLAGAIAADGTMVFVGNGVKQPSELYVRSKDGVAVKLTDYNRSVADLELADAQTIDFPTTMGIVGDALLFTPPHFDPHRRYPLVLKIHGGPTSASVRSFDVFAQLMAARGWLVLEPNYRGSTNLGLAYLRGVLYDPDEGPGKDIMSAVAAVRARGIVDDRRIAVSGWSYGGIMTAWMISKYHIWNAAVSGASVNDWATDYGVADDSQSDAALFHGSPYVAGNAAEWRRASAITYVKDVTTPVLILSDIGDNRDPFATSSMYWRALRDNDKDATLRVWPVPGHFPSDPVRTLDVYEHWMDYIQAHFDLR